A genomic window from Desulfovibrio gilichinskyi includes:
- a CDS encoding DUF3426 domain-containing protein, which translates to MIITCPNCETKFNLPDSKIPAGGAKVKCSKCANVFKVTPPALEPEDEVASMLEEDVAPTPAPKPKPEPKPTPKPKPKPEPEAPAEDELDDDFFGEDSSEETEDSLDEDLFGELGADDEKSAAAGTDDLEDDLFGAGNTGDDADLGADLFDDDEPAAATADGEDAFDIDEELFGSDDDEEIGGETEESSADSDDIADEDVTDEETFDDDDLFGEDGETESFSEDELFGDDEEVEEETYEDDNSLEEEENFVEEDEEDHSFPLDDGEINGFDLDDGITHSSGKKGGKKKGKGMIITLIIVLLFAGGAGAAWYLKLWEKLPAGIPFISSSDNGEMDASEPPSKRFSKFSFKDLRQFYVNNDKAGQLFIIEGKVVNNFSSPKELIEVEAQLFDDKGQVLDSQRLLCGNTLSLFQLEVQSREEIEAALASKVGVLSNNTLLKPGMDTPFMVVFFKPSPAVKEYVINVVEAKNPPKK; encoded by the coding sequence ATGATTATTACGTGTCCAAACTGTGAGACCAAGTTCAACTTACCGGATAGTAAAATTCCAGCAGGCGGAGCTAAAGTTAAGTGCTCTAAATGTGCGAATGTTTTTAAGGTAACCCCTCCTGCTTTAGAGCCGGAAGACGAAGTTGCGTCTATGCTCGAAGAAGATGTTGCACCGACTCCTGCTCCTAAGCCGAAACCTGAGCCCAAGCCAACGCCGAAACCGAAACCTAAACCGGAACCGGAAGCCCCTGCTGAAGATGAGTTGGATGATGATTTCTTCGGTGAAGATTCAAGCGAAGAAACTGAGGATAGTCTTGATGAAGATCTTTTCGGTGAGCTTGGAGCAGATGATGAAAAATCAGCTGCTGCCGGAACTGATGATCTGGAAGATGATCTTTTCGGTGCAGGTAATACCGGTGACGACGCTGATTTAGGCGCGGACCTTTTTGATGATGACGAGCCTGCCGCAGCAACTGCTGACGGCGAAGATGCTTTTGATATAGATGAAGAGCTTTTCGGCAGCGATGACGACGAGGAAATCGGGGGAGAGACTGAAGAGTCTTCTGCTGATAGTGATGATATCGCTGATGAAGATGTTACTGATGAAGAAACCTTCGATGACGATGATCTTTTTGGTGAAGACGGCGAAACGGAATCTTTTTCTGAAGACGAGCTTTTCGGAGATGATGAAGAAGTAGAAGAAGAGACTTACGAGGACGATAATTCTCTTGAGGAAGAAGAAAACTTTGTTGAAGAAGATGAAGAAGACCATAGTTTCCCTCTTGACGATGGAGAGATAAACGGATTCGATCTTGATGACGGGATAACTCATTCTTCCGGTAAAAAGGGCGGTAAGAAAAAAGGCAAAGGAATGATCATTACTTTGATCATTGTTCTGCTTTTTGCCGGAGGAGCCGGAGCTGCATGGTACCTGAAACTCTGGGAAAAACTTCCGGCTGGCATTCCTTTTATTTCTTCTTCTGACAACGGAGAGATGGATGCGTCTGAACCTCCGTCTAAAAGATTCAGTAAATTTTCATTTAAAGATTTACGCCAATTCTATGTGAACAATGATAAAGCTGGGCAGCTTTTTATAATCGAAGGTAAAGTCGTAAATAATTTCAGTAGCCCTAAAGAGCTTATTGAAGTTGAGGCTCAGCTTTTTGATGATAAAGGGCAAGTGCTCGATTCTCAAAGACTTCTTTGCGGAAACACTCTTTCATTGTTCCAGCTTGAAGTTCAGTCCAGAGAGGAAATTGAAGCAGCCTTGGCTTCTAAAGTGGGTGTTTTATCTAATAATACTCTGCTTAAGCCGGGAATGGATACACCTTTCATGGTTGTGTTCTTTAAACCATCTCCGGCAGTCAAAGAATATGTGATCAACGTGGTGGAAGCAAAGAATCCGCCTAAGAAATAA
- a CDS encoding homocysteine S-methyltransferase family protein, producing MPDFRKALRDDRVYFFDGGYGTLLQGRGLPAGMSPELFGLESPEVIKSVHQDYVSAGADVLTTNTFGGSRLKLGPDADVISLNRKMALLARSVAGDNIFVAGSVGPTGHFVQPLGEMTFKEMVEVYKEQIQGLVEGGVDLILGETHFDLAEAKAVVVATREVCDLPVALSMTFESPSACLTGSSPLTFIDTMQNMGVELMGTNCSAGPEQIYEVLKSMQPRLSSPLLVEANAGLPELDENRKTVFRLQPEPFAKQSVRFLEVGAKFIGGCCGTTPDHIRALRNIVGDAKWKRPVPEDNCQMVLTSRAQSVKIGFDQRGVIIGERINPTGKKVLSAELQKGQFTEAMKFAAEQISAGAPVLDINVGAPLVDEVKILPALVKEVMTQFPAPLSIDSTNPDAVEAALWNYAGSPLVNSISGEAGRMERLGPLCKKFGAPFILLPIIGSKLPFTCAERIEVVSKLLEEADSYGIPRRLIMVDALALTVSSKPEAARHCLDFIKHCKEEWNLPTVLGLSNVSFGLPARELLNSSFLTLCQGQGLCAFIANPNSSRLRESLYSAEVLLARDPQAEQFIAQYAGWTPSGDGGQATGGGQSQGKPKAGADNLFDAVVSGDRGGILALVERDLAGGRDPFALVNDDLIPAIMEVGEKYERKEYFLPQLLQSAETLQKAFEKLKPLLEAAGGKQKQDVIVMATVEGDIHDIGKNIVCLMLRNHGFDVVDLGKDVPAKTIVDVAQEKGAKIIGLSALMTTTMVRMEDTIALLKERNLDIKVMIGGAVITGGFSESIGADGWSTDAVAAVKVAKNLLQ from the coding sequence ATGCCGGATTTTCGTAAAGCTCTGCGCGATGATCGCGTTTATTTCTTTGATGGTGGATATGGAACACTTCTACAGGGAAGAGGTCTTCCGGCGGGAATGTCTCCTGAGCTTTTCGGTCTGGAGAGTCCGGAAGTTATTAAATCCGTGCATCAGGATTACGTTTCTGCCGGAGCGGATGTTCTCACTACTAACACTTTCGGCGGCAGCAGATTAAAGCTCGGTCCGGATGCTGATGTCATCAGCCTTAACAGAAAAATGGCTCTTCTGGCCAGATCCGTAGCCGGGGATAATATTTTTGTTGCGGGTAGTGTCGGCCCGACCGGACACTTTGTCCAGCCTCTTGGGGAAATGACCTTTAAAGAGATGGTCGAGGTTTACAAAGAACAGATTCAAGGGCTGGTTGAAGGCGGAGTTGACCTGATTCTCGGTGAAACTCACTTTGACCTTGCTGAGGCGAAAGCTGTTGTTGTTGCAACCCGCGAAGTTTGTGATCTGCCTGTTGCTCTTTCCATGACTTTTGAATCCCCTTCCGCCTGTCTTACAGGTTCTTCCCCGCTTACATTTATTGATACCATGCAGAACATGGGTGTTGAGCTGATGGGAACCAACTGCAGTGCCGGACCTGAACAGATATATGAAGTTTTAAAATCCATGCAGCCGAGGCTTTCCAGCCCGTTGCTGGTTGAAGCCAACGCAGGACTTCCGGAACTTGATGAAAATCGTAAGACTGTTTTCAGACTTCAGCCTGAACCGTTTGCTAAGCAATCCGTCCGCTTTCTTGAAGTGGGTGCAAAATTTATCGGAGGCTGTTGCGGTACAACTCCTGATCATATCAGAGCCCTCAGGAATATAGTAGGCGATGCAAAATGGAAGCGTCCTGTTCCGGAAGATAACTGCCAGATGGTTCTTACTTCCAGAGCGCAGTCCGTCAAAATCGGATTTGATCAGCGCGGCGTAATTATCGGAGAACGCATCAACCCTACAGGGAAAAAAGTTCTCAGTGCTGAACTTCAAAAGGGGCAGTTCACTGAGGCGATGAAGTTTGCCGCTGAACAGATTTCAGCCGGAGCACCTGTGCTGGATATCAATGTAGGAGCCCCTCTGGTTGATGAAGTTAAAATTTTACCTGCCCTCGTTAAAGAGGTCATGACGCAGTTTCCAGCTCCATTAAGTATCGATTCTACAAATCCGGACGCAGTTGAAGCCGCATTATGGAACTACGCAGGTTCTCCGCTTGTCAACTCCATCAGCGGTGAAGCCGGACGTATGGAACGTCTCGGACCGCTTTGTAAGAAATTCGGAGCTCCTTTTATTCTGCTGCCTATTATCGGCAGTAAACTTCCCTTCACCTGTGCGGAAAGAATTGAAGTCGTTTCCAAACTACTCGAAGAAGCTGACTCCTACGGCATTCCACGCAGGCTCATAATGGTTGATGCTCTTGCTTTGACTGTTTCATCCAAGCCGGAAGCCGCAAGACACTGTCTGGATTTTATAAAACATTGCAAAGAAGAATGGAATCTGCCGACTGTTCTGGGTCTTTCAAACGTCTCGTTCGGATTACCGGCCCGCGAACTTCTCAACTCAAGCTTTTTGACTCTATGCCAAGGACAGGGACTTTGCGCATTCATTGCCAATCCCAATTCTTCAAGGCTCAGGGAAAGTCTTTATTCCGCAGAAGTTCTGCTTGCCAGAGATCCGCAGGCGGAGCAGTTTATAGCGCAGTATGCCGGATGGACTCCTTCCGGTGACGGCGGCCAGGCTACCGGCGGAGGGCAGAGTCAGGGAAAGCCGAAAGCCGGGGCTGATAATCTTTTTGACGCAGTTGTTTCAGGAGACAGGGGCGGAATACTCGCGCTTGTTGAAAGAGATCTTGCCGGAGGGCGTGATCCGTTTGCTCTTGTTAATGACGACCTTATTCCTGCCATTATGGAAGTGGGTGAGAAGTACGAGCGCAAAGAATATTTCCTTCCACAGCTTTTGCAGTCTGCCGAGACTCTCCAAAAAGCTTTTGAAAAACTCAAACCTCTTCTTGAAGCGGCTGGCGGAAAACAGAAACAGGACGTAATTGTCATGGCTACGGTTGAAGGTGATATTCACGATATAGGTAAAAATATTGTCTGTCTCATGCTTCGCAATCACGGTTTCGATGTGGTTGACCTTGGCAAGGATGTTCCGGCAAAAACGATTGTTGATGTTGCACAGGAAAAAGGTGCTAAAATTATAGGTCTTTCCGCTCTTATGACAACGACCATGGTCAGAATGGAAGACACTATCGCCCTCTTAAAAGAGCGCAACCTCGATATTAAAGTTATGATCGGCGGCGCAGTTATCACCGGAGGGTTCAGCGAATCTATCGGTGCTGACGGCTGGTCTACTGACGCGGTTGCAGCTGTGAAGGTGGCTAAAAATCTGTTGCAGTAA
- a CDS encoding TlpA family protein disulfide reductase, which produces MRFINKICVMFVLFLILAAGCSKAETAGEVKTLNAQAVQDVIAQAKGKVVVVNFWATWCPPCRAEIPDLIELRKKFSDDDLMMIGVSVDSGVDAVKEFMGKEAEFNYPVYFADSDVAGFYGIESIPRTFVFNTAGKKVFDKSGSFPGSMFEVYITKLLKDR; this is translated from the coding sequence ATGAGATTTATAAATAAAATTTGTGTAATGTTTGTGCTGTTTTTGATCTTGGCCGCAGGTTGCAGCAAAGCTGAAACAGCAGGTGAAGTTAAAACTCTTAATGCTCAGGCTGTTCAGGATGTTATCGCGCAGGCAAAAGGGAAAGTCGTGGTTGTTAATTTCTGGGCAACATGGTGTCCGCCCTGCCGTGCGGAGATTCCTGACCTGATTGAACTTCGCAAGAAATTCTCCGATGACGATCTGATGATGATCGGAGTTTCTGTTGATTCCGGCGTTGATGCGGTGAAGGAATTCATGGGTAAAGAAGCAGAGTTTAATTACCCTGTGTACTTCGCGGATAGTGACGTAGCAGGATTTTACGGAATTGAAAGTATTCCGAGAACTTTTGTTTTTAACACCGCAGGGAAAAAGGTTTTTGATAAGTCCGGCAGTTTTCCCGGTTCCATGTTTGAGGTTTATATCACCAAACTCCTTAAGGACCGGTAA
- the radA gene encoding DNA repair protein RadA, producing MKTKDIYVCSSCGAQAIKWQGQCPRCGEWNTLQEKVVVRKGGSVSHVHAGVKITALADISTENTQARSTGFAPLDTVLGKGFVPGGAVLVGGEPGIGKSTLLLQLAAAQSQMGNLAVYFSGEESLAQIRGRAERLGLLDSGLLAIASTSSDEALAILEAPEKPDLLIIDSVQTLNSARAEGIPGSVSQVRAVSSELVDAAKKTKTTLVLVGHVTKDGQIAGPKLLEHMVDTVLYLEGDRKHMMRIMRVLKNRFGPSDELVVFSMRESGMEIVEDPSTLFLGDRDDSFSGAAVVMAMDGHKPFAVEVQALASRSVLSIPRRTALGFDTNRLNLILAVLEKRLNLNLGQLDIYAKIGGGLAMRDPGLDLGVAAAVLSSFYDRPVPSGAVFWGEVDLNGRIRPASGGETRLKQAGRLGYGPIFQSETCRTLDELQNKLFGPNG from the coding sequence ATGAAGACTAAAGATATTTATGTTTGTTCCAGTTGCGGAGCTCAGGCTATTAAGTGGCAGGGGCAATGCCCCCGTTGCGGTGAGTGGAACACACTTCAGGAAAAAGTTGTTGTCCGCAAAGGCGGCTCAGTAAGTCATGTACATGCCGGTGTGAAAATAACCGCTTTAGCAGATATTTCGACTGAGAATACACAGGCCCGTTCAACTGGATTTGCTCCGCTTGATACTGTGCTTGGTAAAGGGTTTGTTCCTGGAGGAGCCGTGCTTGTCGGCGGTGAACCCGGTATCGGTAAATCCACCTTGCTTCTGCAGCTTGCCGCAGCTCAGTCTCAGATGGGGAATCTGGCAGTATATTTTTCAGGTGAGGAATCTTTGGCCCAAATCAGGGGACGTGCTGAAAGACTTGGATTACTTGATTCAGGACTGCTCGCCATTGCCAGCACTTCTTCGGATGAAGCTCTGGCAATTCTTGAGGCACCTGAAAAGCCGGATCTTCTTATTATTGATTCCGTGCAGACGCTTAACTCGGCACGCGCGGAAGGTATTCCGGGGTCCGTCAGTCAGGTACGCGCCGTTTCCTCAGAGCTTGTGGACGCAGCCAAAAAGACCAAAACAACTTTGGTACTGGTCGGCCATGTGACCAAAGACGGACAGATAGCCGGACCGAAATTACTTGAGCACATGGTTGATACAGTTCTGTATCTCGAAGGTGACCGTAAGCATATGATGCGTATTATGCGCGTGCTTAAAAACAGGTTCGGGCCCAGTGACGAGCTGGTTGTTTTTTCCATGCGCGAATCTGGTATGGAAATAGTAGAAGATCCTTCAACTCTTTTTCTTGGCGATAGGGACGATTCTTTTTCCGGCGCCGCAGTTGTTATGGCAATGGACGGGCACAAACCATTTGCCGTTGAAGTTCAGGCTTTAGCGAGCCGTTCTGTGCTTTCCATACCGCGCCGGACAGCACTCGGGTTTGACACCAACAGGCTTAATCTTATCCTCGCTGTGCTTGAAAAAAGGCTTAACTTAAATCTTGGACAGCTTGATATATACGCCAAAATAGGAGGAGGACTTGCCATGCGCGATCCCGGTCTCGATCTTGGAGTCGCTGCCGCAGTTCTTTCTTCATTTTATGACCGTCCGGTTCCATCCGGAGCAGTCTTCTGGGGCGAGGTTGACCTGAACGGGCGAATCCGTCCGGCATCAGGCGGGGAAACCAGATTAAAGCAGGCCGGAAGACTTGGGTACGGTCCTATTTTTCAGTCCGAAACATGCCGGACTTTGGATGAATTGCAGAATAAACTTTTTGGTCCTAATGGTTAG
- the hpt gene encoding hypoxanthine phosphoribosyltransferase, which translates to MGHCLKEVFSSEVIAARIKELGKEISETYGDQPLVCVCVLKGAYLFFADLTRSLKAEPEIDFVRLSSYGNGKSRTGSMNFSKDLEGSIADKHVLIVEDIVDTGHSVEFLKHVFSRRNPLSIRTCSLIDKNERREIDLKVDFAGFVVENGFLVGYGMDYAEKYRYLNAVYELEND; encoded by the coding sequence ATGGGCCATTGCCTAAAAGAAGTGTTTTCTTCTGAAGTTATTGCGGCTAGAATTAAAGAGCTTGGTAAAGAAATTTCTGAAACATACGGAGATCAGCCTTTAGTGTGCGTATGTGTACTAAAAGGAGCTTATCTCTTTTTTGCAGATCTGACCCGCAGTCTTAAGGCTGAGCCGGAAATAGATTTTGTCCGTCTTTCAAGTTATGGAAACGGAAAAAGCAGAACAGGAAGTATGAATTTCTCAAAAGATCTTGAAGGTTCTATTGCCGATAAGCATGTTCTTATCGTAGAAGATATCGTAGATACTGGACATTCTGTTGAATTTTTGAAACATGTTTTTTCTAGGCGTAATCCGCTCAGCATTAGAACCTGTTCTTTGATTGATAAAAATGAGCGTAGAGAAATTGATCTTAAGGTTGATTTTGCAGGTTTCGTTGTTGAGAATGGCTTTCTTGTCGGATACGGAATGGACTACGCAGAGAAATACAGGTATCTAAATGCAGTATATGAATTAGAGAATGACTAA
- a CDS encoding sigma-70 family RNA polymerase sigma factor, giving the protein MKSEQKKEPIIPELIEDDEEIFDDIDIEPDFLPIPRAKGEIATKDPLHLYLNEISRFPLLEPDEEFQLAKRVQENGDQEAAFRLVSSHLRLVVKIAMDFQRRWMQNVLDLIQEGNVGLMKAVNKFDPDKGIKFSYYAAFWVKAYILKYIMDNWRMVKIGTTQTQRKLFYNLNKERQRLQTLGFDPTTSVLSENLNVTEEEITEMDQRLAKNDLSLNLKFGDDSDATRMDFLPDLGMGIEETLANKEISALLLEQLRTVAHKLNDKEQVILDDRLLSDSPRTLREIGEEFGVTRERVRQIEARLLSKLREHLAETVTDFSEDWIPDND; this is encoded by the coding sequence ATGAAATCAGAACAAAAGAAAGAACCGATAATCCCAGAGCTTATTGAAGACGATGAAGAGATCTTTGACGATATAGATATCGAACCCGATTTTCTGCCGATTCCTAGAGCAAAGGGAGAAATAGCAACTAAAGATCCGCTGCATCTCTATCTTAACGAGATAAGCCGCTTCCCTCTTCTTGAGCCTGACGAAGAGTTTCAACTGGCAAAAAGAGTACAGGAAAACGGAGATCAGGAAGCAGCATTCCGCCTTGTATCTTCACACCTTAGACTGGTGGTTAAAATCGCCATGGACTTCCAGCGTCGCTGGATGCAGAATGTACTGGACCTTATTCAGGAAGGAAATGTCGGTCTCATGAAAGCGGTCAATAAATTTGACCCCGATAAAGGAATTAAATTTTCGTACTACGCAGCGTTCTGGGTTAAGGCTTACATCCTGAAATATATCATGGACAACTGGCGCATGGTTAAAATAGGAACCACCCAGACCCAGCGTAAACTGTTTTACAATCTGAACAAAGAGCGTCAAAGACTCCAGACTTTGGGGTTTGACCCGACAACATCGGTATTGTCCGAAAATCTCAATGTGACAGAAGAAGAGATTACGGAAATGGATCAAAGACTGGCAAAGAATGACCTATCCCTGAATCTAAAATTCGGAGATGATTCTGATGCCACACGTATGGATTTTCTGCCGGACTTAGGCATGGGCATAGAAGAAACTCTTGCCAATAAAGAGATTTCGGCTTTATTGCTTGAACAGCTTAGGACAGTAGCACATAAATTAAACGACAAAGAACAAGTTATATTAGATGACAGATTGCTATCTGATTCTCCGCGCACACTTAGAGAAATAGGCGAAGAATTCGGAGTGACCAGAGAAAGAGTCCGCCAGATTGAAGCCCGGTTGTTAAGCAAACTGAGAGAGCATCTGGCCGAAACAGTAACAGATTTTTCTGAAGATTGGATACCAGACAATGATTAA
- a CDS encoding N-acetyltransferase: MAIIRKARMEDAEGIHSIIKDSTKNAMVLPRSRSSIYNHLRDFFVAEAQDGQIVGCCALSITWDCLAEVRSLVVTPESRGANLGGRMVEACVQEARDLGVREVFVLTNIEDFFNKQGFVATDKNILPQKVWADCINCPLFPDCDEIPMIMKL; encoded by the coding sequence GTGGCGATTATCAGAAAAGCTCGAATGGAAGATGCTGAAGGTATCCATTCAATTATAAAAGACAGTACAAAAAATGCGATGGTTCTTCCTCGCTCCAGATCCTCAATTTATAATCATCTTCGTGATTTTTTTGTTGCAGAGGCGCAAGACGGGCAGATTGTCGGGTGCTGCGCGCTCAGCATCACCTGGGACTGCCTGGCAGAAGTTCGCTCGCTTGTCGTTACCCCTGAATCTCGCGGGGCTAACCTCGGCGGAAGAATGGTTGAAGCATGTGTTCAGGAAGCCAGAGATCTAGGTGTGCGCGAAGTTTTTGTTCTCACGAATATTGAGGACTTTTTTAACAAGCAGGGTTTTGTCGCGACGGATAAGAATATACTCCCTCAGAAAGTATGGGCAGATTGTATTAATTGTCCGCTGTTTCCTGATTGTGACGAAATTCCAATGATAATGAAACTTTAA